In Vicingus serpentipes, the DNA window GATTTGTTAAAAGAGAGAGGATGCGAGCACATAAAAATATTTGCTGGTGGTGGTGGAACTATCTTACCTGAAGAAATTAAAGAATTACAAGAATACGGTATTACAAGAATTTATCATCCGGATGATGGGCGTGAAATGGGCTTACAAGGAATGATAAATGATATGATTCAGTTGTGCGATTTTCCAACTGGAGCTAATTTAAATGGAGAAGTAAATCATTTAAAAGAAAAAGATGTTAAATCGATTGCTAAGTTAATTTCTGCTGCTGAAAACTTCCCAGAAGAAAGTAAAGCTGACATGGACAAAGTTCATGACATGGCTACAACGGTTAAAACTCCTGTACTTGGAATTACAGGTACTGGTGGAGCGGGTAAATCATCTTTAGTAGATGAATTGGTTCGTCGTTTTTTAATCGATTTTCAAGATAAAACCATTGCTATTGTTTCTGTAGATCCTTCTAAACGTAAAACTGGAGGAGCTTTATTGGGAGATAGAATTAGAATGAATGCCATTAAAAACGATAGAGTTTACATGCGTTCGTTGGCTACTCGTCAAAGTAATTTAGCTTTATCTAAACATGTTGCTGAAGCCTTACAAATTTTAAAAGCTGCGGAATACGATTTAATTATTTTAGAAACTTCTGGTATTGGTCAGTCTGATACAGAAATTATGGACCACTCTGATGTTTCTCTGTATGTAATGACACCAGAATTTGGTGCCGCAACTCAGCTAGAAAAAATCGATATGCTTGATTTTGCTGATGTTATTGCCATCAACAAATTTGACAAACGTGGTGCTTTAGATGCGGTTAGAGATGTGAAAAAACAATACAGACGTAATCACAATCAATTTGAAATACCTGACGAACAAGTTCCAGTTTACGGAACAATTGCTTCTCAGTTTAACGACCCTGGAATGAATTCATTATACAAAGTGATAATGGATAAATTGGTTGAGAAAACAAACACTGAATTAAAATCGAGTTTTGAAATTACCCAAGAAATGTCTGAAAAGATATTTGTAATACCTCCAAGCAGAACACGTTATTTATCTGAAATATCGGAAAACAATAGAGGTTATGATAAATGGGTAAACGAACAAGTTGCACTTGCCGATAAGTTAGATGCAATTACAAGAACTATAGCTACTTTAAGCGATAGCGAAGAAGATGTAAAAAAAGTATTGCAAGCTACTTTTGATAAAATAAAACTAGATTTCGACCCTAAGAATATGCTTATTATTGAGCAATGGGAAGAAAAAGTACAAAAATATAAAGACCCTGTTTACAAGTTTAAAGTAAGAGACAAAGAACTTTCTATCGAAACACATTCGGAAAGTTTATCGCACTTACAAATACCTAAAGTTGCCTTACCAAAATACAAAGGTTGGGGCGATGTATTGCGTTGGAGCTTACAAGAAAATGTACCTGGCGAATTTCCTTACACAGCAGGTTTATTCCCATTTAAACGTGAAGGTGAAGACCCAACACGTATGTTTGCTGGTGAAGGTGGACCAGAACGTACTAACAGACGTTTCCACTACGTAAGTTTAGGAATGCCTGCTAAGCGATTAAGTACTGCTTTCGATTCGGTAACCCTTTACGGAAACGACCCAGATTTAAGACCAGATATTTACGGTAAAATTGGTAACTCAGGTGTTTCTATCTGTTGTTTAGATGATGCTAAAAAATTGTATTCTGGTTTCGATTTATCTCATGCTTTAACTTCGGTTAGTATGACCATAAACGGTCCAGCACCAATGTTGCTTGGCTTTTTTATGAATGCTGCCATCGACCAAAACTGTGAGAAATACATCAAAGAAAATGGTTTAGAAAAAGAAGTAGAAGTAAAAATTGCTGCTATTTACAAAGCAAAAGGAACTACTCGCCCAGCCTACCAAGGCGAATTACCTCAAGGTAACGATGGCTTAGGTTTAATGTTATTGGGTGTAACTGGCGACCAGGTTTTACCAGCCGATGTTTACGAAAAAATTAAAACAGAAACCCTAACCAAAGTTAGAGGAACTGTACAAGCCGATATTTTAAAAGAAGATCAAGCACAAAACACGTGTATTTTCTCAACCGAGTTTGCATTGCGTTTAATGGGAGATGTACAAGAATATTTTATTGAAAATGGTGTACGTAATTTCTACTCGGTATCGATTAGTGGTTACCACATTGCCGAAGCTGGTGCCAACCCAATTACACAATTGGCGTTAACATTAAGTAACGGATTTACTTATGTAGAATATTACCTAAGTAGAGGAATGGACATTAATGCTTTTGGTCCTAACCTATCTTTTTTCTTTAGTAATGGTATTGACCCTGAATATGCTGTAATTGGACGAGTTGCTCGAAGAATTTGGGCAAAAGCCTTAGCGAAAAAATACGGAGCCAACCCAAGAGCACAAATGCTAAAATACCACATACAAACTAGTGGACGAAGCTTACACGCTCAAGAGATTGACTTTAACGATATAAGAACAACGCTACAAGCCTTGTATGCGATTTACGACAACTGTAACTCGTTACACACCAATGCTTATGACGAAGCCATTACAACACCTACCGAAGAAAGTGTACGTAGAGCAATGGCAATACAGTTAATTATTAACCGTGAGTTAGGATTAGCGAAAAACGAAAACCCTATACAAGGAGCGTTTATTATTGAAGAATTAACCGACTTGGTTGAAGAAGCAGTATTAACTGAATTTGATAGAATTACCGAGCGTGGCGGTGTATTAGGTGCTATGGAAACGATGTACCAACGTAGTAAAATACAAGAAGAAAGCTTGTATTACGAAACACTAAAACATAATGGTGAGTTCCCAATTATTGGTGTAAATACTTTCTTAAGCAGTAAAGGCTCGCCAACGGTTACCCCTAAAGAGGTAATACGTGCTACTGAAGAAGAAAAGCAATACCAAATAAACATGTTGGAGCAATTGCACAAAGGCAACGAAAATGTTGTAGCCGAGCAATTAAGCAAACTGCAAAAAGCAGCTGTACAAAACGAAAACGTGTTTGAACTATTAATGGAAGCCAGTAAATATTGCTCTTTAGGACAAATTACAGATGCATTGTTTATGGTAGGTGGGCAATATAGAAGGAATATGTAAATTTATTCCAACTAAATTTTATATGAAGCCAAAAACATTACTTTTAACTTTATGAAAAATATAGTATTACTTATTTCTGTTGTATTATTAAGCTTAACAACTCAAGCTCAAAAAAAAGAAAATACCTATAAAGTTATAGCAGCCTGCGGCACTTGTAATTTCAATATGAGTTCGCCAACTGGTTGTGCGCTGGCTATACAAGTTGCTGGCAAATATTATTGGGTAGATGGTAGTACATTACAAGACCATGGCAATGAACACAACGCTAATGGGATGTGTAAAGTAACCCGAAAAGCAGAGGTTCAAGGCACTTTTAAAGGCAACCGTTTTAACGCTAAGTCTTTTGCTTTGCTACCTGATAAGAAGAAAAAATAGGCTTTATTTTACTTCCGTTTCATCTCTATCTAAAAAAAATATTTTTTTATTGTCTCATTTAATTATCTTAGAAAGATGAAAAAAATTGCTTTTATAATCGTTCTAATTTTGCTTTTTTCAATCAAGGCAAAATCGTCAAATATTGATAGTTTAATTAGTGTTCTTCCTAGTTTAAATGATAGTGGTAAAATTTCAATACTATTTAATTTATCACGAGAATTAACTTACCAAGAGCCTTTAAAATCTAAAAAATATGTTGATGAAGCTTTAGCAATCCTAAAAAAAACTAATGATACTTTATCTACATTTTATGCACGATTTCATACCCAACTTGGTGTTTTAGAAAAAAACAAAGGAAATTTTAACGAAGCTGCTATTTACCAGCATATTGCACTGAAAATTCATGAGCAAATAGGTGAACCTAACAACCGCTATAAAGCCAGTGTTTATAATGATTTAGGAATTATCTATAAAACACTACAAAATTGGTCGTCAGCTTTAAACTATTACAAAAAATCAAATCAACTATGTAAGGAATTAGATTTACTCCAAGGTGTTTTAATGACCTATAACAACATTGGTACTGTGCTAATTCAATTAAATGAAACAGATAGTGCTCAGTTATACTACAATAAAGCATATGATTTAAGTTTAGAAATGGAAGATTTATATGGTCAAGCCTTAACCTTAAATAATTTAGGTGAGTTATTGGTAACAATTGGAGACTCTAAAGGAGCGCTTAAAAAGTTTGAAGAGGCACTTAAAATGGATAGATTATCGGGTGATCGATTCGGAATTGTTTCAACCTTAATTAACCTTGGAACTTTAGAACAAGAAATGGGTAAAATTTCGGATGCTGAAAAACATTTAAAAGAAGGTGTTGAAATTGCAAAGCAACAAGAAGCTAAACTCCTTATTGCTCAAACGCAAAAATCATTATCACTTATTTACGAATCTCAAAACAATTTTAAAAATGCTTATTTCTCTCTAAAAGAATCAGAGATCTTAAATGATTCAATATTTAACGAAGAAAAAAACAAACAAATTACTGAGCTCGAGGCAAAATATCAGAATGAAAAAAAACAACAAGAAATAGAATTGCAACAAGCAAAATTAAATGAACAAGATGCTGCTCTTGAAAAGAAAAAAGTAGAAAAGAAACTATACATCTACGTGATCATATTTGGTATCTTAATTATTCTAATCTTAATCTATGGCTGGAATTTAAAAAGAAAAGACAATGATGCCCTAAGTATTAAAAATATTGAAATTGAACAGCAACGTCTTACCCTTGAAGAAAAAAATATAGAAATAACAGATAGTATTCACTATGCGAAAAGAATTCAATCTGCCATTTTACCACCTCAAAAAATTGTGAAAGAATACCTTCAAAAAAGTTTTATTCTTTACAAACCTAAAGACATTGTTGCTGGAGACTTTTATTGGTTAGAACATAAAGAAAACAAAGTACTTTTTGCTGCCTGCGATTGCACAGGACATGGTGTTCCAGGTGCAATGGTTAGTGTGGTTTGTAATAATGGGTTAAATAGATCGGTTAGAGAAAATGGATTAACTGACCCTGCTGAAATATTGAATAAAACCCGTGAAATTGTAATAGAAGAGTTTGAGAAAAGCGAAGATGATGTAAAGGATGGAATGGACATCGCTTTATGCTCGTTGGAAGGAAATACTTTAAAATATGCGGGTGCTAATAACCCTTTATGGATTATTAGAAAAGATGCCACTGAAGTAGAAGAAATAAAAGCCGACAAACAACCTATTGGTAAATATTCTGAACCTCAACCCTACACTACTCATACCATAGAACTTAATGAAGGTGATACTATTTATATCTTCTCTGATGGCTACGCCGACCAGTTTGGCGGAGAAAAAGGTAAAAAATTAAAAACGGTAAACTTTAAAAAACTACTATTATCCATTCAAAAGGAGGATATAGAAAAGCAACGAGAACTGATTGATAAATCTTTTGAAGAATGGAAAGGTAATTTAGATCAACTAGATGATATTTGTGTTATTGGAGTTAGAATCTAGAATACTTCCTTCACACTCTCTAAACGCTGTTTTATCATTGCTAAGATTCGCTTATTGTAATCGTTTTTGGTAGTAATATAAACTTTAAATTCATCAACAGTAAATTGCCCAATAACCAATCCTTTAAGTTCTGCTTTAAAAGAATTGTCTTTGCTAAATGCTGAAGTAATAAACTCGAACTTTTTTAGTTCTGATAACGCACTAAAATTGCATTTTTTAGCAATAAGGTAATTTTTAAAATAAACAACCAATAAATCATGTTGCATCTTTATTATTGGCCTTAAAGTACTGTTCTGAAACTGCTCTTCAGCACTCATATTTTCATTTAGCTTTAACCCTTTTATTATTGGTCTTATTTTTTTTCTATCAAGATTCATCTATTACCTTTTTCCAAGTTTTATCATTATTCAACACATAAGAACCAATATGCTCCATTTTCCAACTCGATGGAGGAATCAATGAAAGAAAATTCTTGCCTTTTTTATCAGAAAAATAGAGATGATATACTTTTCCAACAATGGGTTCAAAACTCATATCTGCTTTATAAAGCATATCATTTATTTCATATTCATTAATCAAAGCTTGATAATCACTTTTTATTAATTCAATTTTGTTTTTAAAGGTATGGTTGAAACTAGTTACACTGGTATTAATCCATGTAGAAACTCCTGATGCCTGAATACTAGGTGCGCCTATATTTGTTCCATAGGGCAATAAGTTTGCATTATATGTTTGAGTTTCATCATCAAAAACAACGTTATCTGGGCGTTCTTTTTGTTTAAAATTAGGAGCCTCCTCTACTCTTGCATAAGGTATGTTTTTAAACTTATTTACACTCGAATATTGATTTAATCCCGTTACACAAACATCGTTCGACAATGCTAAATCAATTTGACCATCTTCTTCTATATAATTTTCATCAATAAATACTTCTTGAACTTCTCCAATAATTAATCGAGTTCCATTTACTTGAATTTCCTTATCATCAATAAGTTTTAACCCTAATTTTATTGTGCTTTCACCTACAAAAGGGGCTGAAAAGGAATTCGAATATTCAGGGGTTAAGTTACATGCCTCAAATTCTGAAACATCAGTAGGAAATTTCGCCGATGTATAATGTGCCTTTTTTAAAAATGATTTATGAACATGATTAATCGTGTAATATCTTGTTTCCTTTATATTGTTATAGGTATTCCGCTCAACTGTTAGTGGTCGCATTATAAAGCCTATTAATGGTGGCGAAGAGCCAATATGAACTATGGAATTAAAAATAGCTAAGTTGGTTTCTTTATTCTTGTTTTGAGTACCAATTAAGTGCACACCTTTATAGCCTGATAGAGAATTAACAAACTTTAAACGATAACGTTCATCCCACTCCATTAAATCCGACAATTCAATTTTCATGTTATTTTTTTTTAAATAAAACTTTCTAAACCGGTTTTATATGTTCGCAGTGCTCTTTCTCTTGCCATTTTATGATCAACCATTGGAGTATAAGTTAGTTCATTTAATTCTGGCACCCACTTTTTAATGTATTTCATATCAGGGTCAAACCTTTGTGTTTGTGAAGTTGGATTAAACACTCTAAAATAAGGTGCTGCATCGCAACCTGTTCCCGAAGACCACTGCCAATTTCCATTATTGGAAGCCAACTCATAATCTAGTAATTTTTCAGCAAAATAGGCTTCTCCCCATCGCCAATCAATTAATAAATGTTTACACAAAAAACTGGCTGTTACCATCCTCACTCTATTGTGCATATATCCTGTCTCATTTAATTGTCTCATCCCCGCATCAACTATTGGGTAACCTGTTTTACCTTCGCACCAACGAGAAAATTCATCTTCGTTGTTTCTCCATACTATGCCATTGTATTTACTCTTAAAATTTTCATTTACAACCCTCGGAAAATGAACTAATATTTGAATAAAAAATTCTCTCCATATCAATTCACTTAAAAAAACATGGTCGGAAGGTTTTAGCTGACTAATTATTGAACGAACACTCACTGTCCCAAAACGCAAATGAGGACCTAAATAGCTTGTTCCGTTTAAATGGGGGACATCTCTAGTTTGTTCATAATTACCTAACTGTTTAAGGTTAAAATCTTCTACTTGTATTGTTGATGGTTTAAAACCTATATCAGATAAACTCGGAAAATTAAAATTACTTGAATATAAGTTTTCTAAATTAGGAGTCGGTAATACTTGAGGCTTGTTTAACTCAAAATGTTTTAACCATTTGTTTTTATAAGGTGTATAAACCGTATAAGGTAAACCATCATCTTTTAAAATTTGTTTTGGCTTAAATACTACTTGATCTGTAAAAGATTTAAGTTGAATATTTTTAGATGCTAAAAATTGTTCAACCCTTTCATCTCTTTGCATTGCATAAGGCTCGTAATCTTCATTAATGTAAACCTCTTTTACATTAAATTCTTTTATTAATTCTTCCCAAGCTTCATCAACCGAAGAGTTATATATCTTTAATGAACCTTTATATTTACCAAGCTCCTTATTAATTTGAGTTAATTGCTGATGAATAAAATTAACTCGAGCATCATTTCGAGGCAATTCCTCAAGAATATCTTTATCAAAGATAAAAATGGGAAGTACAGCATAATCAGAATTCAAAGCATTATAAAGTGCAGTATTATCTTCTAACCTTAAATCTCTTCTAAACCAACAAACTGAAATCTCCATTATTTTTTTTGTTTAATCTTTTAAAGTCAAAGATAAACAAAATTTAACTGTAACGTATAAAGCAAATTATTAATTAATAACAGTTTTTATTTATTTGCTCCTCAATAAATTTGACAGAACTTTCAGAACTAACTCCTAAGGCTAAATATAAATCATCGCAAGCACCATCTTTATCTCCTCTCATTTTTTTTACAAACGCTCTATTACTGTAACCAGCTTCTAATCTTGTATAATTAATATTCCCATCAACTCTATTTGTTTCCGTTTCTATAATTTGAGTAAAATCCTTTAAAGCACTTTTGTAGTTTTTAAACTGTTTAGCTCTTATTATCCCCCTATTATTTAAGGCATTCCACATTTCAGAGCTGTACTTTTTAGCTAAACTTATCGTTTTGGTATAATCCTCATCAGCCCCATTATAATCCTTTAATTTTTCTTTTTCAAGAGCTCGTTTATAATAAAAATCAGCTTTTTGCTTTTCTTCAATTACTTCTTCTCCCTTATCTTCTATCTCCGTTTGTTCAGATGGTAATTCATTAATTATATCAGCTAATTTATTTTCATCCTCTATCCAATCCTCTGTTAATTCACTTTCATAATTAGCTTGATCTTGATATGTAATAACTGTATACATACTATAAAAAGCAATAAAAAAGAAAGCTGCCATAATTAACAATATCCTTCTTACTTTATCTTTTGGAGTATCTCCTCTTGATATTATCGGTCCGTTATTTTCCATATAATAAATATACATTTAAATGCAATAAATAAAAAAGCCTCTCTTAAAAAAGAAAGGCTTTTTATACTAACTAAACTAATATTACTACATTTTTTTAAAGGTAAAGTTGTAATAGTAAACCTTATTAGGGTCATGTTTTTCTTCAATTTTAAGCTCATTTAATTTAAGCATCAATTGTTCTTTAACTAATTCATCAGAGTAATTGGTATCGATAATTTCAATCTTACCTTGCGCATCAATTTTAAAACTCACTTTAACAAATGCTGTTTTATTTTTTTCAATTGGTAATTTGTTGTTTTCAAATTTTACTACTTTTTGCAACTTATCTTTAATATTAAAGTTACCGCCTCCAGCATAAGTGTTATTTATTAATCCTGAAGTTAAAATTGCTATTGTAATTGCTAATGTTTTCATGTTTTATATTTTTAATTTATAGTTCAAAAGTATTTCCTAAATCCTTCCTCCGAAATCATTTTTAGGTGAACGGATGCTATTTTTCGGTAATTGGTAGATTTAGACATTTTAATTTATTTGTTTGTAAGTATGACGCCTCTAGACCAATTATTGTTACAGATCAGGTAAAAAAAATACCTTAATAATATGTGAATGGTTTATTATAATTACTAATGGTAAAAAATAAACGTTAAACAAATCAAACAACACCTTTTTATAAAATATTCGACCTTTAACTAAAAGAATAGTTGTATAACTAAACATTTAGTTATACATTTGAACCATGCAAGAATTAACAAAAGCAGAAGAACAAATAATGCTAATTATATGGCAAAAGAAAAAGTGTTTCGTTAAAGAAATACTGCCAGAATTACCTGACCCTAAACCTGCATACAATACAGTTTCTACTATCGTGAGAATACTTGAAAAGAAAGAGTTTGTTGGCTACGAAGCATTTGGGAAAACTCATCAATACTTCCCTATAATTTCAAAAGAAGAATATAAAAATTTAAAAACTGATAACTTAATAACTAGTTTTTTTGGGGGCTCTACTTCTTCAATGCTTTCATTTTTCATGAAAGAAAAGAAAATGGATATTAAACAAATTGATGAGTTACTAAAAGAACTAAAAAAATAAAATATGGAAAGTTTATTCTATTTATTAAAAACAGGTATTATTTATAGTTTATTCTATTTGTTTTACTTTTTGTTTTTCAGAAACAACACTAATTTTCAAGTAAACCGATTTTATCTTTTACTCTCTTTGCCCCTATCTTTTATTATTCCTATTATAAAAACAAGCGTTACAGTTTCTAGTAATTTTCAAGCAATTTTACCAACCATAGAATTATCAAACATCTCAAAACAAAGCACTTCATTTAATTGGAGTTACATATTAATAATAGCTTACATTTCTATAGCCTCTTTGCTATTTTTTCGCCTAATTTTCTCAATATATAAAACACTCAAAACTATTAAACAAATTAATAAAGGAGAAATAACTGAAGTTTTACCCTTTTCCTTTTTTGGATACATTCATATCCCTACAAACCTTCCTAAAGAAGATAGAGCTGCTGTTTTTCACCATGAACAAATTCACTCAAACCAATTACACTCTTTAGACATATTGATATACGAATTAAGTAAAATTCTACTGTGGTGGAATCCCTTTATATGGATGGGGCTAAACTCGGTAAAATGTAACCATGAATTTATTGCCGATAAATTTGCCTCACAAAAATCAAATAAATATTCATCAATTCTTGTTGCTCAACTGCTTGGTGTGAATTGCAGTGCGTTAGCAAACAATTTTAATTATAAACCATTAATAAAAAGGAGAATTATTATGATGAAGTCCAAAAAATCAAACCGTTTAAGCGTTTTAAAATACGCTTTAGTTGTGCCTGTAATTGCATTAACTACACTTGCCTTTAACAATAAGGAGGTAAAAGTTATGTCTGAAAAAACAACTAAACTACAACATACCGATAAGGTATATGAAAAAGTTGATAAAATGCCCGAATTTGAAGGGGGGCAACAAGGGCTAATGAATTATTTAATGAAAGAAATTAAATATCCTGAACAATCTAAAAAAGATAATATAGAAGGCAAAGTTTTTATTGAATTTATTGTTGGAGATGAAGGAGCAATAAAAAACGTGAAAGTTTTAAAGTCGGTTAATTCTGAATTAGATAAAGAAGCAACTAGAGTTATTTCTAAAATGCCAAATTGGACACCTGGTGAACATGAAGGCAAAAAGGTTAATGTAAAATTAGTGTTGCCTATTATGTTTCAACTATAAAGATAATTCACACCAAGCACAATTAGTCCTTGGATTAAGAAGGGAGTTCTATTTATAGAACTCCTTATTTTATCAAAAAAAAGCCTCAATTTTCATTGAAGCCTTTCTTAAACTAAACTATATAATTAACTAAACAACTAATTACTTTTCCCTATCAGCACTTAATTGTCTATAAACTAAACCTTTATCTGTTCTAAATATGGCCATTTGACTATCTATATCTAACGGCATATAACTAACAGTATCTATTATTAATAATTCATCATCACTTTTATAGCTTAAAACTATTGTTTCACCATAGGATGAAAGCTTAAAGTTAGTATGAATTTGATTTCTTACTCTATTTTCATCATCACACCATATTATAATTGATTTTTTTGGTCCAATTATTTGGTTCGGCAATCTATATTTCTTTGGCCGTTTTGGATTATCAGTTATAAACCATTTACATTGACCCAAATCAACAGCAATATCTCCATCATTATATACTTCTATCCAATCAGCCTGATTTCCAAACTCATTTTCGCAAATCGAACCTTTAGGAATAATCGTTTTAATTATAAGTTGAGGTTCATATTTTTCTAATGTTTGAGAGATACAACTATTAAAAATGAAAAAAAACAGGTATATAAACAGGTATAATGGTTTCATATTTTTTGTTAATTAATTTAGATTCCTAAAAAATCGGTTTGATATAGTTTCAATAAATTTTCCTCTTTCTGATAAGCCTTTTTTGATAAAATTGACTTCTTTCTTATCAAATGATATTTCCTTTTTGTCTTTTTCGATTTGCTTAACTTCTTTACACAAATTGCTATGATTGCCATACTTATAATCATACATTATTTTTTTATGGTAGTTTAACTTCATGCCCTTTATTTACTCCAAAAGTACGAGGTGTTTGTCAGTTATATTTAAAGCCTACCTTAGGGTTTTGTTAACCTTTTCTTTATAAGATTAAAGTACTGTTAACTCAATTTAAATTTATCCTAATAAAACAGAAAACCGTATTTTAGTTTAATAATCTAATAAAATGGTATTAAAAAAAATAAAAGAATTATCTAATAGTGGCTTTGGTTCAAATATAAATAACGAAGGAGAAAGACTTATTACAAAAGAAGGCAAGTTCAATGTTAAAAAAGAGGGATTGAGTTTTTTTGAAAGATTTAATCTTTTTCATGCCTTAATCAACATGTCTTCATTTAGTTTTTTTGCTTGTCTTTTAGTTGGTTTTATTATCATTAATTTAATTTTCACCTCCTTCTATTTACTTGTAGGATTAGATGGCTTAAAAGGAACTACAATTAACAATAATTTTTTTGACGCATTTTACTTTAGTGCTCAAACCCTAACAACTGTTGGCTATGGAGGTTTGCATCCCACTGGAAAAACAATTAGCCTTATTGCAAGTTTTGAAGCTTTTATAGGTCTATTAAGCTTTTCCGTTTCTACTGGATTATTATA includes these proteins:
- a CDS encoding DUF6370 family protein; the encoded protein is MKNIVLLISVVLLSLTTQAQKKENTYKVIAACGTCNFNMSSPTGCALAIQVAGKYYWVDGSTLQDHGNEHNANGMCKVTRKAEVQGTFKGNRFNAKSFALLPDKKKK
- a CDS encoding tetratricopeptide repeat protein — encoded protein: MENNGPIISRGDTPKDKVRRILLIMAAFFFIAFYSMYTVITYQDQANYESELTEDWIEDENKLADIINELPSEQTEIEDKGEEVIEEKQKADFYYKRALEKEKLKDYNGADEDYTKTISLAKKYSSEMWNALNNRGIIRAKQFKNYKSALKDFTQIIETETNRVDGNINYTRLEAGYSNRAFVKKMRGDKDGACDDLYLALGVSSESSVKFIEEQINKNCY
- a CDS encoding tetratricopeptide repeat protein, translating into MKKIAFIIVLILLFSIKAKSSNIDSLISVLPSLNDSGKISILFNLSRELTYQEPLKSKKYVDEALAILKKTNDTLSTFYARFHTQLGVLEKNKGNFNEAAIYQHIALKIHEQIGEPNNRYKASVYNDLGIIYKTLQNWSSALNYYKKSNQLCKELDLLQGVLMTYNNIGTVLIQLNETDSAQLYYNKAYDLSLEMEDLYGQALTLNNLGELLVTIGDSKGALKKFEEALKMDRLSGDRFGIVSTLINLGTLEQEMGKISDAEKHLKEGVEIAKQQEAKLLIAQTQKSLSLIYESQNNFKNAYFSLKESEILNDSIFNEEKNKQITELEAKYQNEKKQQEIELQQAKLNEQDAALEKKKVEKKLYIYVIIFGILIILILIYGWNLKRKDNDALSIKNIEIEQQRLTLEEKNIEITDSIHYAKRIQSAILPPQKIVKEYLQKSFILYKPKDIVAGDFYWLEHKENKVLFAACDCTGHGVPGAMVSVVCNNGLNRSVRENGLTDPAEILNKTREIVIEEFEKSEDDVKDGMDIALCSLEGNTLKYAGANNPLWIIRKDATEVEEIKADKQPIGKYSEPQPYTTHTIELNEGDTIYIFSDGYADQFGGEKGKKLKTVNFKKLLLSIQKEDIEKQRELIDKSFEEWKGNLDQLDDICVIGVRI
- a CDS encoding DUF2452 domain-containing protein codes for the protein MKIELSDLMEWDERYRLKFVNSLSGYKGVHLIGTQNKNKETNLAIFNSIVHIGSSPPLIGFIMRPLTVERNTYNNIKETRYYTINHVHKSFLKKAHYTSAKFPTDVSEFEACNLTPEYSNSFSAPFVGESTIKLGLKLIDDKEIQVNGTRLIIGEVQEVFIDENYIEEDGQIDLALSNDVCVTGLNQYSSVNKFKNIPYARVEEAPNFKQKERPDNVVFDDETQTYNANLLPYGTNIGAPSIQASGVSTWINTSVTSFNHTFKNKIELIKSDYQALINEYEINDMLYKADMSFEPIVGKVYHLYFSDKKGKNFLSLIPPSSWKMEHIGSYVLNNDKTWKKVIDES
- a CDS encoding cryptochrome/photolyase family protein, with amino-acid sequence MEISVCWFRRDLRLEDNTALYNALNSDYAVLPIFIFDKDILEELPRNDARVNFIHQQLTQINKELGKYKGSLKIYNSSVDEAWEELIKEFNVKEVYINEDYEPYAMQRDERVEQFLASKNIQLKSFTDQVVFKPKQILKDDGLPYTVYTPYKNKWLKHFELNKPQVLPTPNLENLYSSNFNFPSLSDIGFKPSTIQVEDFNLKQLGNYEQTRDVPHLNGTSYLGPHLRFGTVSVRSIISQLKPSDHVFLSELIWREFFIQILVHFPRVVNENFKSKYNGIVWRNNEDEFSRWCEGKTGYPIVDAGMRQLNETGYMHNRVRMVTASFLCKHLLIDWRWGEAYFAEKLLDYELASNNGNWQWSSGTGCDAAPYFRVFNPTSQTQRFDPDMKYIKKWVPELNELTYTPMVDHKMARERALRTYKTGLESFI
- a CDS encoding glyoxalase, coding for MNLDRKKIRPIIKGLKLNENMSAEEQFQNSTLRPIIKMQHDLLVVYFKNYLIAKKCNFSALSELKKFEFITSAFSKDNSFKAELKGLVIGQFTVDEFKVYITTKNDYNKRILAMIKQRLESVKEVF
- a CDS encoding methylmalonyl-CoA mutase family protein, which produces MEQIEKYIPKNKVRIVTAASLFDGHDAAINIMRRIIQATGCEVIHLGHDRSVEEVVNCAIEEDANAIAMTSYQGGHVEYLKYMFDLLKERGCEHIKIFAGGGGTILPEEIKELQEYGITRIYHPDDGREMGLQGMINDMIQLCDFPTGANLNGEVNHLKEKDVKSIAKLISAAENFPEESKADMDKVHDMATTVKTPVLGITGTGGAGKSSLVDELVRRFLIDFQDKTIAIVSVDPSKRKTGGALLGDRIRMNAIKNDRVYMRSLATRQSNLALSKHVAEALQILKAAEYDLIILETSGIGQSDTEIMDHSDVSLYVMTPEFGAATQLEKIDMLDFADVIAINKFDKRGALDAVRDVKKQYRRNHNQFEIPDEQVPVYGTIASQFNDPGMNSLYKVIMDKLVEKTNTELKSSFEITQEMSEKIFVIPPSRTRYLSEISENNRGYDKWVNEQVALADKLDAITRTIATLSDSEEDVKKVLQATFDKIKLDFDPKNMLIIEQWEEKVQKYKDPVYKFKVRDKELSIETHSESLSHLQIPKVALPKYKGWGDVLRWSLQENVPGEFPYTAGLFPFKREGEDPTRMFAGEGGPERTNRRFHYVSLGMPAKRLSTAFDSVTLYGNDPDLRPDIYGKIGNSGVSICCLDDAKKLYSGFDLSHALTSVSMTINGPAPMLLGFFMNAAIDQNCEKYIKENGLEKEVEVKIAAIYKAKGTTRPAYQGELPQGNDGLGLMLLGVTGDQVLPADVYEKIKTETLTKVRGTVQADILKEDQAQNTCIFSTEFALRLMGDVQEYFIENGVRNFYSVSISGYHIAEAGANPITQLALTLSNGFTYVEYYLSRGMDINAFGPNLSFFFSNGIDPEYAVIGRVARRIWAKALAKKYGANPRAQMLKYHIQTSGRSLHAQEIDFNDIRTTLQALYAIYDNCNSLHTNAYDEAITTPTEESVRRAMAIQLIINRELGLAKNENPIQGAFIIEELTDLVEEAVLTEFDRITERGGVLGAMETMYQRSKIQEESLYYETLKHNGEFPIIGVNTFLSSKGSPTVTPKEVIRATEEEKQYQINMLEQLHKGNENVVAEQLSKLQKAAVQNENVFELLMEASKYCSLGQITDALFMVGGQYRRNM